The Primulina huaijiensis isolate GDHJ02 chromosome 17, ASM1229523v2, whole genome shotgun sequence genome window below encodes:
- the LOC140963562 gene encoding ERBB-3 BINDING PROTEIN 1 — MSDEEREEKELDLTSPEVVTKYKSAAEIVNKALQLVLSECKPKVKIVDLCEKGDAFVREQTGNTYKNVKKKIERGVAFPTCISVNNTICHFSPLASDETVLEDGDILKIDMGCHIDGFIAVVAHTHVLSQGAVTGRAADVIAAANTASEVALRLMRPGKKNKDVTEAIQKVAAAYDCKIVEGVLSHQMKQFVIDGNKVVLSVSGTDTRVDEAEFEENEVYSVDIVTSTGEGKPKLLDEKQTTIYKRAVDKNYHLKMKASRFIFSEISQKFPIMPFSARALEEKRARLGLVECVNHELLQPYPVLHEKPGDLVAHIKFTVLLMPNGSDRITSHPLQDLQPTKTVDDPEIKSWLALATKSKKKGGGKKKKGKKGDKTEDAGDEEPMDTAPNGAASQE; from the exons ATGTCGGACGAGGAAAGAGAGGAGAAGGAGTTGGATCTCACCTCTCCTGAAGTTGTAACCAAATACAAATCCGCTGCCGAGATTGTTAACA AGGCATTGCAATTAGTGTTGTCAGAATGCAAACCGAAAGTGAAGATTGTTGACCTCTGTGAGAAAGGAGATGCTTTCGTCAGAGA gcagactGGGAACACGTATAAGAATGTGAAGAAGAAGATAGAAAGGGGTGTTGCATTTCCTACTTGTATCTCAGTGAACAACACGATCTGCCATTTTTCACCATTGGCCAGTGATGAGACCGTGTTGGAAGATGGagatatattgaaaat TGATATGGGGTGTCACATAGATGGCTTTATTGCTGTTGTTGCACATACCCATGTGCTTTCACAAGGAGCTGTCACCGGCCGGGCAGCTGATGTCATTGCTGCTGCAAATACTGCTTCCGAGGTCGCTCTGAGGCTCATGCGGCCAGGaaaaaag AACAAAGATGTCACTGAAGCCATTCAAAAGGTTGCCGCTGCATATGACTGCAAGATAGTTGAAGGAGTTTTAAGTCATCAAATGAAACAATTTGTGATTGATGGAAATAAGGTTGTGTTAAGTGTCTCTGGCACTGATACAAGAGTTGATGAAGCTGAGTTTGAGGAAAACGAGGTGTATTCTGTTGACATCGTTACAAGCACTGGTGAAGGCAAG CCAAAATTGTTGGATGAGAAACAAACAACTATATATAAAAGAGCTGTTGACAAGAATTATCACCTGAAGATGAAAGCATCTCGGTTCATATTTAGTGAGATTAGCCAGAAGTTCCCAATCATGCCGTTTTCGGCTAG GGCTTTAGAGGAGAAGCGTGCTCGTTTGGGCCTTGTAGAATGTGTGAATCATGAGCTTTTGCAGCCGTATCCAGTTCTTCATGAGAAGCCGG GTGACCTGGTTGCTCACATCAAGTTCACTGTTTTGCTGATGCCAAATGGTTCAGATCGAATCACATCGCATCCTCTACAGGATCTTCAACCCACCAAGACAGTTGATGATCCCGAGATTAAATCCTGGTTGGCATTGGCAACGAAGTCAAAGAAGAAAGGTGGTGGCAAGAAGAAGAAAG GTAAAAAAGGGGACAAAACGGAGGATGCAGGCGATGAAGAGCCTATGGACACTGCACCAAATGGCGCAGCTTCCCAAGAATGA
- the LOC140962667 gene encoding uncharacterized protein translates to MNTSLANAVFRPPVLDGTNYGLWKTPPKKEDKDGDSLIKPETDWTADEVQNSNYNSKALNAIFTSVDINMLSLITNCTSAKSAWDILQRHCEGSESVRRTRLRMLTSKFEMMRMEESENILDYDRRLREIANEAFSLGDPISNERLVSKVLRSLPERFNIKICAIDEAKDTSQMALEEIISSLRTFEMNMDMQKKDKGKTIAFQVSNDSYDDLFQISKEVNESDLCDDSISFITKKFGDYLKRIRDKKAGQSSKFPSLPAPERPQKLPAKQQLQPRDEGKGQYNSKRYDSVQCRECKGFGHYANECANRLRRNKGYNVSLSDEESDAEEKTTEEENHTSLTALLTERRWMQVNSLGVALGVATPGHNICEKSVCFKSTASGNSSADDVVEADDEEITLESVQKLYEELFEDWTKRNKLNSTLMKENTDLKDVVAKLEVILCKKDVELGKTKDELQKATETLSKFISSTSKLDSILLMGREDKKGLGFKDSVFEIGESSKSTVFVKGKTETFTPSQTTSSTESSPPKIQPAAPVLKKRKRSKTNLGTKGHWYFDSGSSRHMTGSREHLTDYVEQRCGRVTYGGGAKGRIVGKGTLNVEGLPKLHNVLHVEGLNSNLISISQLFDDNLLVKFGKHKCEVFDEANICIMTGTRSSDNCCQISEEPLCKHVQITEHDLWHKKLGHANFKTLKNLSKYDAVRGMPNLSSGIPYVCGDCQKGKQTRVSHSVLPTSGTTRCLELLYMGLMGPMEVESIGDLRKKTAEDEIEDLLEN, encoded by the exons ATGAACACATCACTTGCCAATGCAGTATTTCGACCACCGGTCCTCGATGGAACTAACTACGGTTTATGGAAG ACTCCACCCAAGAAGGAAGACAAAGATGGAGACAGCCTGATAAAACCTGAAACTGACTGGACGGCTGATGAGGTGCAAAACTCGAATTACAACTCAAAGGCCTTAAATGCTATATTCACGTCGGTTGACATAAACATGTTAAGCCTGATCACAAACTGTACGTCTGCTAAAAGTGCATGGGATATCCTCCAAAGACACTGTGAAGGTTCTGAAAGTGTGCGGCGAACCAGATTGAGGATGCTCACTTCCAAATTCGAGATGATGAGAATGGAAGAATCTGAAAATATACTAGATTATGATCGTCGCCTACGGGAAATTGCTAATGAGGCGTTCAGTCTTGGAGATCCTATCTCAAATGAGCGTCTAGTCAGCAAGGTCCTTCGCTCTCTACCTGAaagatttaacataaaaatctgtGCAATAGATGAGGCCAAGGACACTTCTCAGATGGCTTTGGAAGAAATTATTAGCTCACTCCGCACTTTCGAGATGAacatggatatgcagaagaaagATAAGGGGAAGACAATTGCATTCCAAGTCTCGAATGACTCTTATGATGATCTCTTTCAAATATCCAAGGAAGTTAATGAATCAGATCTTTGTGATGACTCTATCTCCTTTATCACAAAGAAATTCGGGGATTACTTGAAAAGAATTAGAGATAAGAAAGCTGGACAATCCTCAAAATTTCCAAGTCTTCCTGCACCTGAAAGGCCACAAAAGCTCCCTGCCAAGCAACAATTGCAGCCAAGGGATGAAGGCAAGGGACAATACAATTCAAAAAGGTATGATTCGGTGCAGTGTAGGGAATGCAAAGGCTTCGGTCACTATGCCAATGAATGTGCCAACAGATTGCGAAGAAATAAAGGCTACAATGTTTCCCTAAGCGATGAAGAATCTGATGCAGAGGAGAAAACTACTGAGGAAGAAAATCATACCTCTCTGACTGCATTATTGACTGAAAGACGCTGGATGCAAGTAAATTCTTTAGGTGTTGCCCTAGGTGTTGCCACACCTGGCCACAACATCTGTGAAAAATCAGTTTGCTTCAAATCTACAGCTTCTGGAAACTCAAGTGCGGATGATGTGGTAGAAGCTGATGATGAAGAAATCACTCTTGAGAGTGTACAAAAGCTATATGAAGAGCTATTTGAAGATTGGACCAAAAGAAACAAGCTAAATTCTACGCTTATGAAGGAAAACACTGATCTAAAAGATGTGGTAGCCAAACTTGAAGTTATTCTTTGCAAAAAGGATGTGGAACTAGGCAAGACCAAGGATGAACTTCAAAAGGCTACTGAAACTTTATCCAAGTTTATTTCAAGCACATCCAAGCTTGATtccatacttttgatgggaagagaAGATAAGAAAGGTCTAGGTTTCAAAGATAGTGTGTTTGAAATTGGTGAATCTTCAAAATCTACAGTGTTTGTGAAAGGAAAAACTGAAACGTTCACACCATCACAAACTACATCTTCAACCGAAAGCTCTCCACCAAAAATACAACCTGCTGCACCCGTTcttaagaaaagaaaacgcag TAAGACAAATTTGGGTACCAAAG GTCATTGgtactttgatagtggaagctcacgcCATATGACAGGATCACGAGAACATCTCACTGATTATGTTGAACAAAGATGTGGTAGAGTAACCTATGGAGGGGGAGCTAAAGGAAGGATTGTTGGAAAGGGAACATTGAATGTTGAAGGACTTCCAAAGCTCCACAATGTTCTTCatgttgaaggattaaattCGAACCTAATTAGCATAAGTCAATTGTTTGATGATAATTTGCTTGTTAAGTTTGGTAAACATAAGtgtgaagtttttgatgaaGCTAACATATGTATTATGACAGGTACAAGGTCTTCAGACAATTGCTGCCAAATAAGTGAAGAACCTTTATGCAAACATGTGCAAATCACCGAACATGACCTATGGCATAAAAAACTCGgtcatgcaaatttcaaaaccctGAAGAACTTGAGTAAGTACGATGCAGTAAGAGGTATGCCTAATCTTTCATCTGGAATACCATATGTGTGCGGAGATTGTCAAAAAGGTAAACAGACTCGCGTGTCGCATTCGGTGTTGCCAACATCTGGTACAACACGCTGTCTGGAGTTACTATATATGGGCCTTATGGGTCCTATGGAAGTTGAAAGCATCGGAG ATCTCAGGAAGAAAACTGCTGAAGATGAAATTGAAGACCTTCTGGAGAATTAA